From a region of the Odontesthes bonariensis isolate fOdoBon6 chromosome 4, fOdoBon6.hap1, whole genome shotgun sequence genome:
- the LOC142379364 gene encoding glutaryl-CoA dehydrogenase, mitochondrial-like: MALRCAFTRLLTNSQKCVAVTAARAQGTAAAAPKDAEEGKKAAKAPKVAFNWQDGLDLEGQLTEEEIMIRDSFRNYCQEKLMPRVLMANRHEHFHREIVSEMGELGVLGPTIKGYGCAGTSYVAYGLIAREVERVDSGYRSAMSVQSSLVMYPINAYGTDAQKEKFLPRLARGEILGCFGLTEPNHGSDPSSMETRAKYNPSSGTFTISGAKTWITNSPLADIAVVWARCEDGRVRGFILERGMKGFTTPKIEGKFSLRASATGMIVMDEVEVPNENLLPKVSGLGGPFGCLNNARYGIAWGALGAAEFCFHAARQYTLDRIQFGVPLARNQLMQKKMADMLTEITIGLQSCLALGRLIDDKKAAPEMISMLKRNSCGKALDIARQARDMLGGNGISDEYHIIRHVMNLEAVNTYEGTHDIHALILGRAITGLQSFTVEK, from the exons ATGGCTCTCAGATGCGCATTCACCCGTCTGCTCACCAACAGCCAAAAATGTGTGgctgtcacagcagccagagCACAGGGCACAGCTGCGGCAGCACCAAAAG ATGCTGAAGAAGGCAAAAAGGCGGCAAAAGCAC CCAAGGTGGCCTTTAACTGGCAGGACGGCCTGGATCTGGAGGGTCAGCTGACAGAGGAGGAGATAATGATCCGAGACAGCTTCCGCAACTACTGCCAAGAGAAGCTCATGCCCCGCGTCCTCATGGCCAACAGACACGAAC ATTTCCACCGTGAGATTGTTTCAGAGATGGGCGAGCTGGGCGTCCTCGGCCCGACTATTAAAG GTTACGGCTGTGCCGGCACCAGTTACGTGGCGTACGGTTTAATTGCCAGAGAGGTAGAGCGAGTGGATAGTGGGTATCGGTCTGCTATGAGTGTCCAGTCTTCTCTTGTCATGTACCCGATCAATGCTTACGGCACAGATGCTCAGAAGGAGAAGTTCCTGCCCAGACTTG CTCGGGGAGAAATTTTGGGCTGCTTCGGCTTGACAGAGCCAAACCACGGCAGTGATCCCAGCAGCATGGAGACGAGGGCCAAGTACAACCCATCCAGTGGTACCTTCACCATCAGCGGAGCCAAAACCTG GATCACAAATTCCCCCTTGGCAGACATCGCAGTGGTTTGGGCCAGGTGTGAGGATGGAAGAGTGCGGGGCTTCATCTTAGAGCGTGGAATGAAAGGTTTCACCACCCCCAAGATTGAGGGCAAGTTCTCCCTGAGGGCGTCCGCCACTGGTATGATCGTGATGGATGAGGTAGAAGTTCCCAATGAGAACCTGTTGCCCAAAGTCTCAGGTCTTGGT GGTCCCTTTGGATGTCTGAACAACGCCCGGTATGGCATTGCCTGGGGAGCTCTGGGAGCTGCAGAGTTCTGCTTCCACGCTGCCCGACAGTACACCCTCGACAG AATCCAGTTTGGCGTGCCACTGGCCAGGAACCAGCTGATGCAGAAGAAGATGGCTGACATGCTGACAGAGATCACCATTGGGCTGCAGTCATGTCTGGCTCTTGGAAGACTTATAGATGACAAAAA AGCGGCACCAGAGATGATCTCCATGCTGAAGAGGAATAGCTGTGGCAAGGCCCTAGATATCGCCAGACAAGCCAGAGACATGCTGGGAGGAAATGGCATCTCAGATGAGTACCACATCATCCGTCATGTCATGAACCTGGAGGCTGTCAACACTTATGAGG GAACTCATGACATTCATGCCCTAATCCTGGGCAGAGCGATCACTGGACTGCAGTCCTTCACAGTTGAAAAGTGA
- the syce2 gene encoding synaptonemal complex central element protein 2: MTDIQEQHSSSSIDDISRRAQELVENINHSRTSDQKVMDNFQEKIVEKVTETCQQMKEHMYTVYEENSGEMQVKLQELSEVLESCSKLNQELLEASQALAGLREGLGSSQKSEL; this comes from the exons ATGACTGATATTCAAGAGCAGCACAGCAG CTCAAGCATTGATGACATAAGCAGAAGAGCCCAGGAACTGGTGGAAAATATTAACCACAGCCGCACCAGTGACCAGAAAGTGATGGATAACTTTCAGGAGAAGATAGTAGAGAAG GTGACGGAGACGTGCCAGCAGATGAAGGAGCACATGTACACGGTGTACGAGGAGAACAGCGGTGAGATGCAggtgaagctgcaggagctgtcAGAGGTGCTGGAGAGCTGCTCCAAGCTGAACCAAGAGCTCCTGGAGGCCAGTCAGGCCCTGGCTGGCCTCAGAGAGGGTCTGGGCAGCAGTCAGAAATCAGAGCTCTAA